The genomic window ttcttcttcttcttcttcttcttcttcttcttcttcttcttcttcttcttcttcttcttcttcttcttcttcttcttcttcttcttcttcttcttcttcttcttcttcttcttcttcttcttcttcttcttcttcttcttcttcttcttcttcttcttcttcttcttcttcttcttcttcttcttcttcttcttccttcttcttcttccttcttcttcttccttcttcttcttcttcttcctttttcttcttcctttttcttcttcctttttcttcttcctttttcttcttcttcttcttcttcttcttcttcttcttcttcttcttcttcttcttcttcttcttcttcatgtgTGAAGAAGGTTTCTGCAGGATCTTTCTTCTCAGAGGAGCTTTTTAGCAATAGAGAAGGAAAGTATAGTGAAAAGCTAGTCTGACACAACAGATTTTGTAGTTGTTGAGATACGGTCATTTTGAGGTGTATCCTCTGCTTTGTGTCCTCatgtggtgttttcttggcaaatatgccAGTGGTTTgatttctccagcccattttacatgCAATGCAATGCATTGTGATTGGAGATGATGGACCAGGCTAAGATTTGGACTCATTTTGCATCCCTTCTAGGAAATTGAGACACAcagggtgagtgacttgcccaaggtcctacaACTATGAAGTGTCCCAGGCCAGCTGTGAATTCccagataagtcttcttgactccaggcctagccctCTCTCTATTGCTCCACCCAACTGACTTGAACACATTTCAAGTCATGCCAAAGAACTGATGACAATATCTGTTCCTTTTGGCCCCGATCTCTTCCAGATAGTTTTGTTCACATTTTGAGTCCTCTTGCTTCCCTCTCTCTGATCTTCCCTGACATATTCCCTCTCCTAGGAAGAGGAATGTGGTTGCCTTTCATTTCTCTGCCCACAGCCTAGGTTGTAGCTAATATCAAGGGGCTGCAGGAGGGGAGAATATTCTGAGAACCAGATAAAGGGCAAGTCTTGAGCCAGGACACGCTGACGAGGACAGGCAAAGAAAGCCAGTAGCCACTGGCCAGGGTCCTATTGCTTTTTCAGCCATGTCACTTGGACACTCCTTCTTCTCTCTGCAGGTACCAGTGGTGAAACAGCAATCAGTGAGACTCAGCTCAGAGCTGTGGCTGGCAGAGGCACATCTTAAGACTTCCCTGActgcttcctcctcttcctcttcctcttcctcttctccttcctctctcctctctcctctctcactctTCCTGGCCAGCCCCCCAGCCCCAGCTGAGCTGTCCAGAGCATCATGGCCAACAGGAGCCCCAGCATCCGGATTGGAGATGATGCACCAGGCTACGACCTGGACTGCTTTAGCATCGCGAAGAATTACGCGCAAGATCTGGAAAAGGTGTTCATCCCTCATGGGCTCATCATGGACAGGATTGAGAGGCTGGCCCGCGACGTGCTCCAGGACATGGGAGGCCAGCACATCGTGGCCCTCTGTGTCCTCAAGGGGGCCTATAAGTTCTTTTCCGACTTGCTGAATGCCATGGAGACCCTGAACAGGAACTCAGACCAGGCCAGTCCCATAATGGTGGACTTCATCCGAGTGAGCAGCTACTGCAATGACCAGTCAACGGGCAGCGTGCGAGTGCTGGGGGGAGCCGACCTCTCCAGCCTCGCTGGGAAGAACGTCCTGATTGTGGAAGACATTGTGGACACGGGCAGAACCATGCAGGCTCTGCTTCCCCTGGTGGAGCAGCATGGCCCCAGGATGGTGAGGGTGGCCAGCCTGCTGGTGAAAAGGACCCCTCGAAGCCTGGGCTACACCCCGGACTTCTCTGGCTTTGAAATTCCAGACAGATACGTGGTGGGATACGCCTTTGACTACAACGATTACTTCAGGGACTTAAGCCATGTCTGTACCCTCAGAGAGACTGCCAGAGACAAGTACGCCCTGGCTGTGCAGAAGCTCTGAAAGCCCCTGAGGAGACCCGTCCCAAAGACATCCCCAGCCCACTTGGTCTGGGGTTTCGGCTCTGGGGAGCACCTGCTTAGTAAAGCTTTTTGCATGTACAGTACTTGCTCGTCTTGTGTGTTTTTACCTGTGATTTTATGTGATTTGCACAACACAACCTCAAAGAGATATCACTAGCCTTGGGGGAGGGTATAAAAAATGCTTAAATGGAAagacttttcttaaaaaaaaattgctgctcTTTGATGTGGCAGATAACTTTGGAGACTTTACTTATTACTCTATTGGGAACCCAATCCCAGCTCATTTCAGTGACTCCCCTCAAGGCCTAGAATTGGTAAGTTGTCTTGTGGTCATTTTGGCCTCTCCAGGTCACAAGCATCTACCTCCCCCCATGTGATTGTCAGGCCATCCCCAGGCCTGTCCGAACCCCCCCAACCTACCCCCCCCCCAGACTCTGCGGCTTCCTGTCACCACCTGAGTCTTCTATTACTAGTCATTGCCTCAAACCTCAACCCAATCTGAATGCATCAGTCCAGAAACAGAGAGGCAACAGAGGAACCAGG from Monodelphis domestica isolate mMonDom1 chromosome 4, mMonDom1.pri, whole genome shotgun sequence includes these protein-coding regions:
- the LOC100017665 gene encoding hypoxanthine-guanine phosphoribosyltransferase-like, which translates into the protein MANRSPSIRIGDDAPGYDLDCFSIAKNYAQDLEKVFIPHGLIMDRIERLARDVLQDMGGQHIVALCVLKGAYKFFSDLLNAMETLNRNSDQASPIMVDFIRVSSYCNDQSTGSVRVLGGADLSSLAGKNVLIVEDIVDTGRTMQALLPLVEQHGPRMVRVASLLVKRTPRSLGYTPDFSGFEIPDRYVVGYAFDYNDYFRDLSHVCTLRETARDKYALAVQKL